The following proteins are encoded in a genomic region of [Eubacterium] hominis:
- a CDS encoding ABC transporter permease, producing MKQFFEVFKFEFAGFLKGKWFRVSTILICVLVTVVMFVPRFIDINNKSDGVSTTSETIGIYDPNHVFEEDNLLKQAFPEAKFVKQTSDEDMKAAVKKGELDSGISVKDDKTFDYQVLDTSMNDMTMNIFTSVMEVQYKIKMLSSMGLSEEQIANVVATPIKGDTVILGKDGRSNYFYTYIMIFAMYFVIIFYGQMTATNVASEKGNRSMEILITSTSTNALIFGKVLAGAAASILQVGVMLGVSIMAYQYNADIWNHTLDFLFNIPVNVLLSFALFGTLGYLFYTFIYGAMGSMVSKVEEVSSAVSPITIIFVIAFFITFFSVMVNPGTILSTIASYVPFTSCMAMFARVAMGSVELWQIILSAVILAVSTAGVGLLGAKLYRNGTLSYGNNFKISQIFKNLKHKD from the coding sequence ATGAAACAGTTCTTTGAAGTATTTAAGTTTGAATTTGCAGGATTTTTAAAAGGAAAATGGTTTCGGGTTTCTACGATACTAATTTGTGTACTTGTCACAGTTGTCATGTTTGTGCCAAGATTTATCGATATCAATAACAAATCAGATGGAGTATCCACAACTTCAGAAACAATTGGTATTTATGATCCCAATCATGTATTTGAAGAGGATAATCTATTAAAACAAGCATTTCCAGAAGCTAAATTTGTGAAGCAGACAAGTGATGAAGATATGAAAGCAGCCGTAAAAAAAGGTGAGCTTGATTCAGGTATATCTGTTAAAGATGATAAAACATTCGATTATCAGGTATTAGATACCAGTATGAATGATATGACAATGAATATTTTTACTTCCGTTATGGAAGTGCAATACAAAATAAAAATGCTTTCTTCTATGGGACTAAGTGAGGAACAAATAGCAAATGTTGTCGCAACACCAATAAAGGGAGATACCGTTATTTTAGGAAAAGATGGTCGTAGTAATTATTTCTATACCTATATCATGATTTTTGCGATGTATTTTGTCATCATATTTTATGGGCAAATGACCGCTACCAATGTTGCCAGTGAAAAAGGCAATCGTTCTATGGAAATTTTAATTACTAGCACAAGTACCAATGCACTTATTTTTGGGAAAGTGTTGGCGGGAGCTGCCGCAAGTATTTTGCAGGTAGGTGTCATGCTTGGTGTCAGTATAATGGCTTACCAATATAATGCGGATATTTGGAATCATACACTTGATTTCTTATTCAATATACCAGTGAATGTTTTGTTGTCCTTTGCTTTATTTGGTACACTGGGTTACTTATTCTATACCTTTATTTATGGAGCAATGGGTTCTATGGTTTCAAAAGTAGAAGAAGTATCTTCCGCAGTTTCTCCGATTACAATTATATTTGTTATTGCATTTTTTATAACATTCTTTTCGGTAATGGTAAATCCAGGAACTATTTTATCCACAATAGCATCCTATGTTCCGTTTACATCCTGCATGGCAATGTTTGCCCGTGTAGCAATGGGTAGTGTAGAATTATGGCAGATTATTTTATCGGCAGTTATACTAGCAGTATCTACGGCAGGTGTAGGATTGTTAGGAGCTAAATTATATCGTAATGGAACTTTGTCTTATGGTAACAATTTTAAGATATCTCAAATATTTAA